The following coding sequences are from one Xiphophorus couchianus chromosome 22, X_couchianus-1.0, whole genome shotgun sequence window:
- the cfl1l gene encoding non-muscle cofilin 1-like, protein MASGVQVDDQVKDIISDMKVVKSDADANERIRLVVLEIKEGYIKVESIFREKDLSGEDDIFKFFLSQLDKDKCRYMLYDCHFETKESSRKEELVFVMWAPETAPIKSKMQYASSKDSLKKVLTGIKHELQMNDLSDYGTRDQFAAKISKNVIKVEGHDVK, encoded by the exons ATG gCATCTGGAGTGCAAGTCGACGACCAAGTGAAGGACATCATCAGTGACATGAAGGTGGTGAAGAGCGACGCGGATGCAAACGAGCGCATCAGACTTGTGGTCTTGGAAATCAAAGAGGGTTATATCAAAGTGGAAAGCATCTTCAGAGAAAAGGATTTGAGTGGGGAGGATGACATCTTCAAGTTCTTCTTGAGTCAGTTGGACAAGGATAAGTGTCGCTACATGCTGTACGACTGCCACTTTGAGACCAAGGAGTCGAGCAGGAAAGAGGAGCTGGTCTTTGTGATGTG GGCTCCTGAAACTGCACCCATCAAGTCCAAAATGCAGTACGCTAGCTCAAAAGACTCGCTTAAGAAGGTCTTGACAG GCATCAAACACGAGCTGCAAATGAACGACCTCTCAGATTACGGCACCAGGGACCAATTTGCAGCAAAGATCAGCAAAAACGTTATCAAAGTTGAAGGCCATGAtgtcaaataa